From the genome of Streptacidiphilus rugosus AM-16, one region includes:
- a CDS encoding alkaline phosphatase family protein, producing MRGFRRFGVLTAAAALTAACTGGGHTGAPPTSGGGTADAAGIHAIKHVVVIMQENRSFDSYFGTYPGADGIPSGVCVPDPAHGGCVQPFHDTADRNTGGPHGAVNATADVNGGAMNGFVRQAEGGRKGCVDPDNPACSTGAATSDVMGYHDGSDIPNYWAYARNFVLQDHMFEPNASWSLPAHLFLVSEWSAYCTQHGNPSSCTNALQNPGLPPDFKARRKKAAHPSAQPSAQPPARPAGPPIYAWTDLTYLLHKDGVPWGYYVMTGSEPDCEDATALTCSPVKQNAKTPGIWNPLPYFDTVKADHQEGNIQSLDAFYTAAKAGTLPAVSWISPAGQVSEHPPGLVSAGESYTTNLIDTIMRSPDWDSTAIFLTWDDWGGFYDHVAPPSVDADGYGLRVPGLVISPYAKQGYIDHQNLSFDAFDKFVEDDFLHGQRLDPATDGRPDPRPDVRENAPQLGDLASDFDFTQKPRPPLILPVQPRTDLR from the coding sequence ATGCGAGGCTTCCGAAGGTTCGGCGTGCTCACCGCGGCGGCGGCGCTCACCGCCGCCTGCACCGGAGGGGGCCACACCGGCGCTCCCCCGACGTCCGGCGGCGGCACCGCCGACGCGGCGGGCATCCACGCCATCAAGCACGTCGTCGTGATCATGCAGGAGAACCGCTCCTTCGACTCGTACTTCGGCACCTATCCCGGCGCGGACGGGATCCCTTCCGGCGTCTGCGTGCCCGATCCGGCGCACGGCGGCTGTGTGCAGCCGTTCCACGACACCGCCGACCGGAACACCGGCGGCCCGCACGGCGCGGTGAACGCGACCGCCGACGTGAACGGCGGGGCCATGAACGGATTCGTGCGGCAGGCCGAGGGCGGCCGGAAGGGCTGCGTCGATCCGGACAACCCCGCCTGCAGCACGGGAGCGGCGACGAGCGACGTGATGGGGTACCACGACGGGTCCGACATCCCCAACTACTGGGCCTACGCCAGGAACTTCGTGCTGCAGGACCACATGTTCGAGCCCAACGCCTCCTGGTCGCTGCCGGCGCACCTGTTCCTGGTGTCGGAGTGGTCGGCGTACTGCACGCAGCACGGCAACCCGTCGAGCTGCACGAACGCGCTGCAGAACCCTGGCCTGCCACCGGACTTCAAGGCCAGGAGGAAGAAGGCCGCACATCCGTCGGCGCAGCCCTCGGCCCAGCCCCCCGCGCGGCCGGCCGGACCGCCGATCTACGCGTGGACCGACCTCACCTACCTGCTGCACAAGGACGGCGTCCCCTGGGGCTACTACGTGATGACCGGTTCCGAGCCGGACTGCGAGGACGCCACGGCGCTGACCTGCTCCCCGGTGAAGCAGAACGCGAAGACGCCCGGGATCTGGAACCCGCTGCCGTACTTCGACACCGTGAAGGCGGACCACCAGGAGGGGAACATCCAGTCCCTGGACGCCTTCTACACCGCGGCGAAGGCGGGAACGCTTCCGGCCGTCTCCTGGATCTCCCCGGCCGGGCAGGTCAGCGAGCACCCGCCGGGGCTGGTCAGCGCGGGCGAGTCCTACACCACGAACCTGATCGACACGATCATGAGGAGCCCGGACTGGGACTCCACCGCGATCTTCCTGACCTGGGACGACTGGGGAGGCTTCTACGACCACGTCGCGCCGCCCTCGGTGGACGCCGACGGCTACGGACTGCGGGTGCCCGGCCTGGTGATCAGCCCCTACGCGAAGCAGGGCTACATCGACCACCAGAACCTGTCCTTCGACGCCTTCGACAAGTTCGTCGAGGACGACTTCCTGCACGGCCAGCGCCTGGACCCGGCCACGGACGGCCGCCCCGACCCGCGTCCGGACGTCAGGGAGAACGCCCCGCAGTTGGGCGATCTCGCCTCGGACTTCGACTTCACCCAGAAGCCCCGTCCGCCGCTGATCCTCCCGGTGCAGCCGCGGACCGACCTGCGCTGA
- a CDS encoding TetR/AcrR family transcriptional regulator produces the protein MAEQTGTPRQRYRAQVREEIKARAWDQIAEAGASALSLNAVAKQLGMTGPALYRYFGGRDELITELVTDAYRSLADAFRAAAEAGPDPVALARRLRAWAAADPHRYFLVYGTPVPGYQAPPETTAIAVEIMGHLLDACTAHLAARQGDTPPDASPEAPSEPLAAHLAEQRRWAGEHPAPPAALALALRFWTRLHGVLSLELAGHFTGMGLDPERLFEAETAALGVSAGRSAAAPGGSAADGASG, from the coding sequence ATGGCGGAGCAGACGGGGACCCCGCGTCAGCGCTACCGCGCCCAGGTGCGCGAGGAGATCAAGGCGCGCGCCTGGGACCAGATCGCCGAGGCGGGCGCCTCCGCGCTCTCCCTCAACGCGGTCGCCAAGCAGCTCGGCATGACCGGACCCGCCCTCTACCGCTACTTCGGGGGCCGGGACGAGCTGATCACCGAGCTGGTCACGGACGCCTACCGCAGCCTGGCCGACGCGTTCCGCGCCGCGGCCGAGGCCGGTCCCGACCCGGTCGCGCTGGCGCGGAGGCTGCGCGCGTGGGCGGCGGCGGACCCGCACCGCTACTTCCTGGTCTACGGCACACCGGTGCCCGGCTACCAGGCTCCTCCGGAGACCACGGCCATCGCGGTCGAGATCATGGGGCACCTGCTCGACGCCTGTACGGCGCACCTGGCGGCGCGGCAGGGCGACACGCCCCCTGACGCGTCCCCGGAGGCCCCCTCCGAGCCACTGGCCGCGCACCTGGCCGAGCAGCGCCGGTGGGCCGGCGAGCACCCGGCGCCGCCCGCCGCCCTGGCCCTGGCGCTGCGCTTCTGGACCCGACTCCACGGCGTGCTCTCGCTCGAACTCGCCGGGCACTTCACCGGCATGGGCCTGGATCCCGAGCGGCTCTTCGAGGCCGAGACCGCGGCCCTGGGCGTCAGCGCAGGTCGGTCCGCGGCTGCACCGGGAGGATCAGCGGCGGACGGGGCTTCTGGGTGA
- a CDS encoding medium chain dehydrogenase/reductase family protein, whose protein sequence is MNSTEELVEVVLPGIVEPEGLAVRHGAAPVAGPGQVVIRMEATGVSFAEQQMRRGRYYDQPPFPFVPGYDLVGTVCDAGPGVDPALLGSRVAALVKTGGWASHVVVPAADAVPVPAGLDPAEAETLVVNGITAWQMLHRRARVRAGQTVLVHGANGGVGTVLVQLARAAGARVIGTAAPRHHEALRALGVLPVDYRATDLAAQVRELAPGGVDAVFDHVGGESVRTSWGLLARGGTLVSYGSAATRDAEGSKQWPVLKLLGRVWLWQALPNGRRAFFFNIWAGRGLAAARFRARLRADLTEVFQSLDRGDITARVAARLPLAQAAEALRLAESGTVAGKVVLLP, encoded by the coding sequence GTGAACAGCACCGAAGAGCTCGTCGAGGTGGTTCTGCCGGGCATCGTGGAACCCGAGGGGCTGGCAGTGCGCCACGGGGCCGCCCCCGTGGCCGGCCCAGGCCAGGTCGTGATCCGGATGGAGGCGACCGGGGTCTCCTTCGCCGAGCAGCAGATGCGCCGAGGGCGCTACTACGACCAGCCGCCCTTCCCCTTCGTCCCCGGCTACGACCTGGTCGGCACGGTCTGCGACGCGGGACCCGGCGTCGACCCCGCCCTGCTCGGCTCCCGGGTCGCGGCGCTGGTCAAGACCGGCGGCTGGGCCAGCCATGTCGTGGTCCCCGCCGCCGACGCGGTGCCGGTGCCGGCCGGACTCGACCCGGCCGAGGCGGAGACCCTGGTGGTCAACGGGATCACCGCCTGGCAGATGCTGCACCGCCGCGCCAGGGTCAGGGCCGGCCAGACGGTCCTGGTGCACGGGGCCAACGGCGGCGTCGGCACGGTCCTGGTCCAGCTCGCCCGCGCGGCCGGCGCCCGGGTCATCGGGACCGCCGCGCCACGCCACCACGAGGCGCTGCGCGCGCTCGGCGTGCTGCCCGTCGACTACCGGGCCACCGATCTGGCCGCCCAGGTAAGGGAGTTGGCCCCCGGCGGCGTGGACGCCGTCTTCGACCACGTCGGCGGCGAGAGCGTGCGCACCTCCTGGGGTCTGCTGGCCCGGGGCGGCACGCTGGTCTCCTACGGCTCCGCCGCGACCCGGGACGCCGAGGGCTCCAAGCAGTGGCCGGTGCTCAAGCTGCTCGGCCGGGTCTGGCTCTGGCAGGCGCTGCCCAACGGTCGCCGCGCCTTCTTCTTCAACATCTGGGCCGGCCGGGGTCTGGCCGCCGCCCGCTTCCGCGCCCGGCTCCGGGCCGACCTCACCGAGGTCTTCCAGTCCCTGGACCGCGGCGACATCACCGCCCGCGTCGCCGCCCGCCTCCCCCTCGCCCAGGCGGCCGAAGCCCTCCGCCTGGCCGAGTCCGGCACCGTCGCCGGCAAGGTCGTCCTGCTTCCGTGA
- a CDS encoding metallophosphoesterase, translating to MPEAESAGGGTDAGAGPRRGSLRRRLGGGVVFLVLTLLFVLPWSTLFVFGVHWPFPVFLAGTVLFLGGLVSFPFLMAAGHGRRRADRAARVADSTLGIVWVLFTWSVLGDLVHLVLIALGADGGVAGSRLVAGAVAVVATTLLCWGHYEAMRVPRVRRQEIRIPRLGAGLDGTRVVVLADTHYGPIDRARWSARVTEAVNALDADIVVHAGDIADGTAEQRREQSAPLGTIRARSAKVYVTGNHEYYSEAQGWLDRMTELGWEPLHNRHLTVERGGDRLVVAGVDDVTAEHSGLAGHSADLAGALAGTDADDPVLLVAHQPKYVDRAAAAGIDLQISGHTHGGQIWPFRYLVRVDQPVVSGLSRHGDRTQLYTSRGTGFWGPPFRVFAPSEITLLTLRAE from the coding sequence CTGCCGGAGGCGGAGTCCGCGGGCGGCGGAACCGATGCGGGGGCCGGTCCACGCCGGGGCTCGTTGCGTCGGCGGCTGGGCGGAGGAGTGGTCTTCCTCGTGCTCACCCTGCTGTTCGTGCTGCCCTGGTCGACCCTGTTCGTCTTCGGCGTCCACTGGCCTTTCCCGGTGTTCCTGGCCGGCACCGTGCTGTTCCTCGGCGGCCTGGTCTCCTTCCCCTTCCTGATGGCGGCGGGGCACGGGCGTCGTCGGGCCGACCGGGCGGCGCGCGTCGCCGACAGCACGCTCGGGATCGTCTGGGTGCTCTTCACCTGGTCGGTGCTGGGCGACCTGGTGCACCTGGTCCTGATCGCGCTGGGCGCCGACGGCGGTGTCGCCGGATCCCGGCTCGTCGCGGGCGCCGTCGCCGTGGTCGCGACGACGCTGCTGTGCTGGGGCCACTACGAGGCCATGCGCGTTCCCCGGGTGCGACGCCAGGAGATCCGCATCCCGCGTCTGGGCGCGGGTCTGGACGGCACCAGGGTCGTGGTGCTGGCGGACACGCACTACGGGCCGATCGACCGGGCCCGCTGGTCGGCGCGGGTGACCGAGGCGGTCAACGCGCTGGACGCGGACATCGTGGTGCACGCGGGGGACATCGCCGACGGCACCGCGGAGCAGCGCCGTGAGCAGTCGGCTCCGCTGGGGACGATCCGCGCGCGGTCGGCCAAGGTCTACGTCACCGGTAACCACGAGTACTACAGCGAGGCGCAGGGCTGGCTGGACCGGATGACCGAGCTGGGCTGGGAGCCTTTGCACAACCGCCATCTGACGGTGGAGCGGGGCGGGGACCGGCTGGTCGTGGCGGGCGTCGACGACGTCACCGCCGAGCATTCCGGCCTCGCCGGACACAGCGCCGACCTGGCCGGCGCCCTCGCCGGAACGGACGCCGACGACCCGGTGCTGCTCGTCGCCCACCAGCCCAAGTACGTCGACCGGGCGGCCGCCGCCGGCATCGACCTCCAGATCTCCGGCCACACCCACGGTGGTCAGATCTGGCCCTTCCGTTACCTCGTCCGCGTCGACCAGCCCGTCGTCAGCGGCCTGAGCCGGCACGGCGACCGGACCCAGCTCTACACCAGCCGCGGCACCGGCTTCTGGGGCCCGCCCTTCCGCGTCTTCGCCCCCAGCGAGATCACCCTGCTGACCCTCCGGGCGGAGTGA